Proteins from a single region of Paenibacillus sp. BIHB 4019:
- a CDS encoding ABC transporter substrate-binding protein, translating into MKTKNSWKMVCALVGIISMLTLSACSSSGPATAGASGGSEAKPAGESKVVNIGITNAPLMFNPIDQTDNTSIIVTSILFQPLMELDENLKFVPMLADSIETEDNQVYTVKLNEKAKWSDGEPVTAEDVVFTVKLIGNPKSIVSLSTRYALLEGFDELGKLPEGASDVAGVKKIDDHTVEFRTKQPVDPNLFMESFGKNLKPLPEHVLKDASPETLAQNPFFQKPTVVNGPFTFVTYAKDQYIELQANTDYFKGAPKLDKLNFKIMPSSNLVAQLQSGEIDMNFPGIGTISVQDFEKVKNMSNVNAVSGKPFNYQNLYFNNETITDVRVRHAIAYAINREMMIENLLKGEGESMDVQYTPIHPYYNKNLTPITYNPDKAKELLKEAGWDSSKTLRLVVPSGNKTREQAADIIVENLKAVGINAQVQKFDLATSVQKLIKGEYDLDILGLIFILDPDLTTVFGTGSKTNYARYSSPEMDKLLLEGTKETDSDKRRVIYDKVQELIMEDLPQIALFADYRLLATNKRVLVGGPKDLGAFIHVYEWDVESK; encoded by the coding sequence ATGAAGACAAAAAACAGTTGGAAAATGGTTTGTGCGCTTGTTGGAATTATATCTATGCTGACACTAAGCGCATGCTCCAGCAGCGGACCGGCAACAGCAGGAGCAAGCGGCGGCAGCGAAGCGAAGCCAGCAGGGGAAAGCAAGGTCGTAAACATCGGGATTACGAATGCGCCGCTCATGTTTAATCCCATTGACCAGACGGACAATACGTCGATTATTGTGACGTCGATTTTGTTCCAGCCGCTCATGGAGCTGGATGAAAATTTGAAGTTCGTTCCGATGCTGGCCGACAGCATTGAAACCGAAGATAATCAGGTTTACACCGTAAAGCTGAATGAAAAGGCCAAATGGAGCGACGGTGAGCCCGTTACAGCGGAGGATGTCGTATTTACGGTGAAGCTGATTGGCAATCCGAAGTCGATTGTATCGCTGTCCACTCGTTATGCGCTGCTGGAAGGCTTCGATGAGCTAGGCAAGCTGCCGGAAGGGGCAAGCGATGTAGCGGGCGTGAAAAAAATCGACGACCACACCGTCGAATTCCGCACGAAGCAGCCAGTGGACCCTAATCTGTTCATGGAAAGCTTCGGCAAAAACCTTAAGCCGCTGCCGGAGCATGTATTGAAAGACGCGAGTCCAGAGACGCTGGCGCAAAATCCATTTTTCCAAAAGCCGACCGTCGTCAATGGACCGTTCACCTTCGTTACTTACGCTAAGGACCAGTATATTGAGCTGCAGGCCAATACAGATTATTTCAAAGGCGCGCCAAAGCTGGACAAGCTGAATTTTAAAATTATGCCTTCGAGCAATTTGGTTGCCCAGCTGCAAAGCGGCGAAATCGATATGAACTTCCCGGGTATCGGCACGATTTCGGTACAGGATTTTGAGAAAGTGAAAAACATGTCCAACGTTAATGCGGTGTCCGGCAAGCCGTTCAACTACCAAAATCTTTATTTTAATAATGAGACGATAACCGATGTTCGTGTGCGCCACGCCATTGCCTACGCCATTAATCGCGAGATGATGATCGAGAATTTGCTCAAGGGCGAAGGCGAGAGCATGGATGTGCAATATACGCCGATTCACCCGTACTACAACAAAAACCTGACGCCAATTACGTATAATCCGGACAAAGCGAAGGAGCTGCTCAAGGAAGCAGGCTGGGATTCGAGCAAGACGCTGAGGCTGGTCGTGCCATCGGGCAATAAGACGAGGGAGCAGGCTGCCGACATTATTGTCGAAAATTTGAAGGCGGTAGGCATCAACGCCCAGGTGCAAAAATTTGACCTTGCCACGTCGGTGCAGAAGCTGATTAAGGGAGAATACGATTTGGATATTTTGGGCCTCATCTTTATTCTTGATCCCGATTTGACGACCGTATTTGGTACGGGAAGCAAGACGAACTATGCCCGCTATTCCAGTCCCGAAATGGACAAGCTGCTGCTGGAAGGGACGAAGGAGACGGATTCGGATAAACGCCGCGTCATCTACGACAAGGTGCAGGAGCTGATTATGGAGGACCTGCCGCAAATTGCTCTGTTTGCCGACTACCGCCTGCTGGCAACGAACAAACGCGTGCTGGTCGGTGGACCGAAGGACTTGGGCGCGTTCATCCATGTGTATGAGTGGGATGTGGAGTCGAAATAA
- the ppc gene encoding phosphoenolpyruvate carboxylase, translating to MSEQAATNLSASRQQANNLLRRDVRFLGNILGEVLVHQGGKELLEIVEQIRETSKSLRAEYIPELFAQFKTTVSSLSPEIRHQVIRAFAIYFQLVNIAEQNHRIRRKRDYERSTGEGVQRGSIESAVADLKERQIAVEDVQQMLSGISLELVMTAHPTEATRRAVLDIHKRIAEDVMELDNPTLTYREREKLREKLLNEVLILWQSDELRDRKPTVIDEVRNGLYYFDETLFEVLPAVYEELERCLEKYYPGEKWHAPDFLRFGSWIGGDRDGNPSVTAKVTWEALTMHRLLAIRKYEETLNELMGQLSFSTNIVEVSDELIESIRRDREQVELKCVELWRNTKEPYRIKLGFMLEKLANTRNEALKGSAMRYNNPEELLEDLKIIDRSLRNHFADYVADTHIGKLVRQVELFGFHLMTLDIRQHSKEHENAMAEILAKMNITPDYAALNEDEKVELLHRLLNDPRPLTSSHLDYTDATRECLDVYHTAYRAKQEFGPNCISSYLISMTQGASDMLEVMVFSKEVGLFRQDRDGTVHCSVQSVPLFETIDDLHAAPAIMKQLFELPIYRQAIAARGDLHEIMLGYSDSNKDGGAVTANWELRVALKEITAAANEYDVKLKFFHGRGGALGRGGMPLNRSILAQPPHTVGGGIKITEQGEVLSSRYSMQGIAYRSLEQATWALITAARLAKYPEQGQTAEPEWEEIARSISETALEKYQDLIFRDPDFLTYFKESTPLPEVGELNIGSRPSKRKNSDRFEDLRAIPWVFAWTQSRYLLPAWYAAGTALQQYVDGSEERLHTLKTMYEHFPFFRSLIDNLQMALAKADLIIAKEYAGMISDEAIRDRIFQQIESEYALTSQMILSITGQTEILDNVPVIQESIRLRNPYVDPLSYMQVQLLTELRGLRAKDEDDPELLREVLLTINGIAAGLRNTG from the coding sequence ATGTCGGAACAAGCTGCAACGAATTTATCGGCAAGCCGCCAGCAAGCGAACAATTTGCTGCGTAGGGATGTTCGGTTTCTAGGCAACATACTCGGCGAAGTGCTCGTCCACCAGGGCGGCAAGGAATTGCTTGAAATTGTGGAGCAAATCCGCGAAACAAGCAAATCGTTGCGAGCGGAATATATTCCGGAGCTATTCGCGCAATTCAAGACGACCGTGTCGTCATTGAGCCCGGAAATTAGGCACCAGGTTATTCGTGCCTTCGCGATTTATTTTCAACTGGTTAACATTGCTGAACAAAATCACCGTATTCGCCGCAAGCGCGATTATGAGCGTTCTACTGGGGAAGGCGTTCAACGCGGCTCCATTGAGAGCGCTGTAGCGGATCTGAAGGAACGTCAAATCGCAGTAGAAGATGTCCAGCAAATGCTGAGCGGCATTTCGCTGGAGCTTGTCATGACTGCCCATCCTACGGAAGCGACACGCAGAGCGGTACTGGATATCCACAAGCGGATTGCCGAAGATGTGATGGAGCTTGATAATCCGACGCTGACTTACCGTGAGCGCGAGAAGCTTCGCGAGAAGCTGCTGAATGAAGTGCTTATTTTGTGGCAAAGCGATGAGCTTCGCGACCGTAAGCCTACGGTTATCGACGAAGTTCGCAACGGCTTGTATTATTTTGATGAAACGTTGTTCGAGGTGCTGCCTGCTGTTTACGAGGAGCTGGAGCGCTGCCTTGAGAAATATTATCCAGGTGAAAAATGGCATGCGCCAGACTTTCTCCGTTTTGGCTCGTGGATCGGCGGCGACCGTGACGGCAACCCTTCCGTAACCGCGAAGGTGACATGGGAAGCGCTGACGATGCACCGCCTGCTGGCGATTCGCAAGTATGAAGAAACGCTGAATGAGCTGATGGGCCAACTGAGCTTCAGCACGAACATTGTGGAAGTGTCGGATGAATTGATCGAATCGATTCGCCGCGACCGCGAGCAGGTTGAGCTGAAATGCGTAGAGCTGTGGCGCAATACGAAGGAGCCTTACCGCATCAAGCTTGGCTTTATGCTGGAGAAGCTCGCAAATACGCGCAATGAGGCGCTTAAAGGCTCCGCTATGCGCTATAACAACCCGGAAGAGCTGCTGGAGGATTTGAAAATTATTGACCGCAGCCTGCGCAATCACTTCGCGGATTATGTCGCAGATACGCATATCGGCAAGCTGGTTCGCCAGGTTGAGCTGTTCGGCTTCCACCTGATGACGCTCGATATTCGCCAGCACAGCAAAGAGCATGAAAATGCGATGGCTGAAATTTTGGCGAAAATGAACATTACGCCGGATTATGCGGCTTTGAATGAGGATGAAAAGGTTGAGCTGCTGCATCGCCTGCTGAATGACCCGCGTCCTCTCACATCGAGCCATTTGGATTATACAGATGCAACGCGTGAATGCCTCGATGTTTATCATACGGCTTACCGTGCGAAGCAAGAGTTTGGCCCGAACTGCATTTCCAGCTACCTGATCAGTATGACGCAGGGCGCCAGCGACATGCTGGAAGTCATGGTCTTCTCGAAGGAAGTCGGCTTGTTCCGCCAAGATCGCGACGGTACCGTTCACTGCTCCGTTCAATCGGTGCCGCTGTTCGAGACGATCGACGACCTTCATGCGGCTCCGGCTATTATGAAGCAGCTGTTCGAGCTGCCGATTTACCGTCAAGCCATTGCGGCTCGCGGCGATCTGCATGAAATTATGCTGGGCTACTCCGACAGCAATAAAGATGGCGGAGCGGTTACAGCTAACTGGGAGCTGCGCGTAGCGCTTAAGGAAATTACAGCAGCGGCGAACGAATACGACGTTAAGCTGAAATTTTTCCACGGACGCGGCGGCGCGCTTGGTCGCGGCGGCATGCCGCTGAACCGCAGCATTTTGGCACAGCCTCCGCATACAGTAGGCGGCGGCATCAAAATTACCGAGCAAGGCGAAGTGCTTTCCTCGCGTTATTCGATGCAGGGTATCGCATACCGCAGCTTGGAGCAGGCCACTTGGGCGCTGATTACAGCTGCGCGCTTGGCCAAATATCCGGAGCAAGGCCAGACGGCCGAGCCGGAGTGGGAAGAAATCGCCCGCTCGATTTCCGAGACGGCGCTGGAGAAATACCAGGATTTGATTTTCCGCGATCCGGATTTCCTCACGTACTTCAAGGAATCGACACCGCTGCCTGAGGTTGGCGAGCTGAACATTGGCTCCCGTCCATCCAAACGGAAAAACAGCGACCGCTTTGAAGATTTGCGTGCGATTCCATGGGTATTCGCATGGACGCAAAGCCGTTATTTGCTGCCAGCTTGGTATGCAGCCGGCACAGCGCTCCAGCAATATGTGGATGGAAGCGAGGAGCGTCTGCATACGCTAAAAACGATGTATGAGCATTTCCCGTTCTTCCGCTCCTTAATCGACAACCTGCAGATGGCACTGGCGAAAGCCGATCTGATTATTGCGAAGGAATACGCGGGCATGATTTCCGACGAGGCGATCCGCGACCGTATTTTCCAGCAAATTGAGTCGGAATACGCGCTGACATCGCAAATGATTTTGAGCATTACGGGCCAAACGGAAATTTTGGATAACGTACCGGTTATTCAAGAATCGATTCGCCTCCGTAATCCGTACGTCGATCCGCTCAGCTACATGCAGGTACAGCTTCTGACTGAGCTTCGCGGACTGCGGGCGAAGGACGAGGATGATCCAGAGCTGCTTCGTGAAGTATTGCTCACGATTAACGGAATTGCCGCCGGCCTGAGAAACACGGGCTAA
- a CDS encoding trypsin-like peptidase domain-containing protein, whose product MSEDNQYRGTNNSMNGQGDDRMADQVNGGEQGKQAEMNAAGASDSPIEQTSAASKPEGEQVFKTVYGYEDAGEPGNEASASADGDSSQATPQQEDPSAAQQETAAGQEAEKQTAPLVASYIYESERSPSSLRHSYEKQLGELRSLTDRGQSGAGRGGDDGSQKPAKRTPLKSIFAAFLAGAVVIGGFMYTADRSNLFTGGVATVNTTNGSVVSNGSENSAGVTTAANSVDSQISNIYAAASPAVVKIENYGQATRASGRGSDYWQFFGQLAPQSGQQQPNAGSNGQSSGTDDSNLQLTGSGTGFIFQSDGYILTNEHVISGASQVKVTVEGYEEPFVAKVVGSSADLDLAVLKITGTTAFPTLSLGDSDSTAIGDWVIAIGNPYGFDHTMTVGVLSAKERPISVQDEDGGTKDYKHLLQTDASINPGNSGGPLLNTSGQVIGINTAVSTEAQGIGFAIPSSEIQSVLQKLMTNSL is encoded by the coding sequence ATGAGCGAGGACAACCAATATAGAGGAACAAATAACAGCATGAATGGACAGGGAGATGATCGTATGGCGGATCAAGTAAATGGCGGCGAACAAGGGAAACAGGCGGAGATGAACGCAGCAGGGGCAAGCGATAGCCCAATCGAGCAAACGAGTGCAGCAAGCAAGCCGGAGGGCGAGCAAGTTTTCAAAACCGTTTATGGTTATGAAGATGCGGGCGAACCGGGGAATGAGGCTTCGGCGTCAGCGGATGGGGATAGCAGCCAGGCAACGCCGCAGCAAGAAGATCCATCCGCAGCGCAGCAGGAAACAGCTGCCGGGCAAGAAGCTGAAAAACAGACGGCTCCGCTTGTTGCTTCCTACATCTACGAGTCGGAGCGTTCTCCCTCGAGCTTGCGCCATTCGTATGAAAAGCAGCTGGGCGAGCTGCGGTCGTTGACAGACAGAGGACAGAGCGGCGCAGGCAGAGGCGGCGATGACGGTTCACAGAAGCCAGCGAAGCGTACGCCGTTGAAGTCCATCTTCGCAGCCTTTTTAGCAGGGGCTGTCGTCATTGGCGGCTTTATGTATACAGCGGACCGCAGCAATTTGTTCACAGGCGGCGTGGCTACGGTAAATACGACCAACGGCAGTGTAGTTAGCAATGGCAGCGAGAACAGCGCGGGCGTGACAACAGCAGCGAATTCGGTGGACAGCCAAATTTCCAACATATATGCGGCAGCGTCCCCGGCCGTCGTCAAAATTGAAAATTACGGCCAAGCGACACGCGCAAGCGGACGCGGTTCAGACTACTGGCAGTTTTTCGGGCAGCTGGCACCACAGAGCGGCCAGCAGCAGCCGAATGCAGGCTCTAATGGCCAGAGCAGCGGAACAGACGATTCCAATTTGCAGCTTACAGGCTCGGGAACGGGATTCATATTCCAGTCCGATGGCTACATTTTAACGAATGAACATGTCATTAGCGGAGCTTCCCAAGTGAAGGTAACCGTAGAAGGTTATGAAGAGCCGTTTGTCGCTAAGGTGGTAGGCTCCAGCGCCGATCTGGATTTGGCGGTTCTGAAAATTACCGGAACGACGGCATTCCCGACGCTGTCGCTTGGCGACTCGGACAGCACAGCGATCGGCGACTGGGTTATCGCAATAGGCAATCCGTATGGCTTTGACCACACGATGACAGTGGGTGTGCTAAGCGCGAAAGAACGTCCGATTTCCGTCCAAGACGAGGATGGCGGCACGAAGGATTACAAGCATTTGCTGCAAACCGATGCCTCCATTAACCCGGGCAACTCGGGCGGTCCGCTGCTCAATACGAGCGGTCAGGTCATTGGCATTAATACGGCGGTAAGCACCGAGGCGCAGGGCATTGGTTTTGCCATTCCATCAAGCGAAATTCAAAGCGTGCTTCAAAAACTGATGACCAATTCCTTATAA
- the sigW gene encoding RNA polymerase sigma factor SigW, with the protein MNVLEARLAKLSLKGDQRAFAELVGLYQDKLFHMAYRMLSNRQEAEDVVQEAFMRVYRNLERYDETLKFSTWIYRIATNLCIDKLRKRKPVYSLDAESTDHEGLDGYSMIPSDNRTPESETLLSETQRIIHQAIASLPPKYKTVMMLRYIEDLSLQEISEVMDIPVTTIKTRVHRGREFLRKKLEYKL; encoded by the coding sequence GTGAATGTATTGGAAGCCCGCCTTGCAAAATTATCTTTAAAAGGCGACCAGCGGGCATTTGCTGAGCTCGTAGGGCTCTATCAGGACAAGCTTTTTCACATGGCGTACCGCATGCTGAGCAACCGTCAAGAGGCGGAAGATGTCGTGCAGGAAGCGTTCATGCGAGTGTATAGAAATTTAGAGCGTTACGATGAAACCTTGAAATTTTCCACCTGGATTTATCGGATCGCGACGAATCTTTGCATCGACAAGCTGCGCAAGCGCAAGCCTGTATATTCGCTAGATGCGGAATCGACGGATCATGAAGGTTTGGATGGATATTCGATGATTCCAAGCGACAATCGAACGCCCGAGTCGGAGACGCTGCTGTCTGAGACGCAGCGGATTATCCATCAGGCGATTGCCTCGCTTCCGCCGAAATACAAGACGGTGATGATGCTGCGCTATATTGAGGATTTGTCTCTTCAAGAAATTAGCGAGGTCATGGATATCCCGGTCACGACGATTAAGACGAGGGTTCACCGGGGACGGGAATTTCTGCGCAAGAAGCTGGAGTACAAGCTGTAA
- a CDS encoding zf-HC2 domain-containing protein codes for MSKRKKGLAAMECKVAIGMMHDYFDGDLTRQGTMDLKGHMSTCPACLARFEQLEKTEAMTFSALEHAAVVPHYDIQASEKLTQLILDQIPKPQAKTRPQYLRLLYKYPGVTVAAIFVLVMLGSFVSMWGHDTKLVVSGEDLHQVVIDGNTVTIPEGVHIKGNLIVENGMADVRGEIDGNVTVIDGSLNLASTGFIAGQSRTIDQALDWFWYKVTTTFSGLAS; via the coding sequence GTGAGCAAAAGAAAGAAAGGACTGGCTGCTATGGAATGCAAAGTCGCCATCGGAATGATGCACGACTATTTTGACGGTGATCTGACCAGGCAAGGTACGATGGATTTGAAAGGGCATATGAGTACTTGTCCCGCTTGCCTCGCTCGGTTCGAACAGCTGGAGAAGACGGAAGCGATGACTTTTTCCGCCTTAGAGCATGCCGCAGTGGTCCCGCATTACGATATACAGGCTTCCGAGAAGCTGACGCAGCTTATTTTGGACCAAATACCGAAACCGCAGGCGAAGACTCGTCCGCAGTATTTGCGTTTGCTCTACAAGTACCCAGGCGTAACGGTCGCAGCGATTTTTGTATTGGTTATGCTGGGCAGTTTTGTCTCCATGTGGGGACATGATACGAAGCTGGTGGTATCGGGCGAGGATCTGCATCAGGTCGTTATTGACGGCAACACGGTTACAATTCCAGAAGGTGTGCATATTAAAGGAAATTTGATCGTTGAAAATGGCATGGCCGACGTTAGAGGCGAAATCGATGGCAATGTAACGGTCATTGACGGTTCCCTCAATTTGGCCTCGACCGGTTTTATTGCCGGCCAAAGCCGGACCATTGATCAGGCACTGGATTGGTTCTGGTATAAGGTGACGACAACTTTCAGCGGATTGGCTTCTTAG
- the cdaA gene encoding diadenylate cyclase CdaA produces MSYFADLTWQNGIKDVIDIGIVSYIIYKIILLVQGTRAVQLLKGILVLIAVWAISTWFNLYTLKWVMNQMFTFGVVSVLIIFQPELRRVLEQVGRGKLFVSSSFMDKDVVNEQIDEVMKAVQFMAKRKIGALIVFERTTGVNELIESGVQMESRITSELLNNIFTPNTPLHDGAVIIRGNQIMAAGCYLPLSENPFISKELGTRHRAAIGVSEVSDAVSVVVSEETGQVSLALNGMIVRDIKEESLISKLFEELTPKTNGRTKERQSFAFWKRKGGRDG; encoded by the coding sequence ATGAGTTACTTTGCAGATTTGACTTGGCAGAACGGCATCAAGGATGTCATTGATATCGGGATCGTCAGCTATATTATTTACAAAATCATTTTGCTTGTACAAGGAACCAGAGCGGTTCAGCTCTTGAAGGGAATCCTTGTGCTTATTGCTGTATGGGCGATTAGCACATGGTTTAATTTATATACGCTCAAATGGGTAATGAACCAAATGTTCACCTTTGGCGTCGTGTCTGTCCTCATCATTTTTCAGCCGGAGCTGAGGCGGGTGCTGGAGCAGGTGGGACGGGGAAAGCTGTTCGTCAGCTCCTCCTTCATGGACAAAGATGTCGTCAATGAGCAGATTGATGAAGTGATGAAGGCTGTCCAGTTTATGGCGAAACGGAAAATTGGCGCGCTAATCGTATTTGAACGGACAACCGGCGTTAATGAACTGATTGAATCAGGTGTACAGATGGAGTCGAGGATTACCTCCGAGCTGCTGAACAATATTTTTACGCCAAATACGCCGCTGCATGATGGAGCGGTCATTATTCGGGGTAATCAAATTATGGCGGCGGGCTGTTATTTGCCGCTGTCTGAAAATCCTTTTATAAGCAAGGAGCTTGGAACGCGCCATCGTGCGGCCATCGGCGTCAGCGAAGTTAGTGACGCGGTGTCGGTCGTCGTATCGGAAGAAACGGGACAAGTTTCATTGGCGCTCAACGGCATGATTGTCCGTGATATTAAAGAAGAATCGCTAATCTCGAAGCTGTTCGAGGAGCTGACTCCGAAGACGAATGGACGCACAAAGGAACGCCAGTCGTTCGCGTTCTGGAAGCGGAAAGGAGGCCGGGATGGATAA
- a CDS encoding CdaR family protein — protein sequence MDKWLSHPTAIKIISIVIALLLWAVVHFDPESTPAAVTSNTDKKIIEAAQIIPTGLDEAKYSLVQMEPTVVRIMVEGRRSKLLTAKDEDYIITADLTGLGEGEHVVPLTYTMPSGVNLLEISQRTIKVDIEEIQTKSFDLGLKTSGTPSSGYIVGTPSLVGKETAPSVKVTLPKDEMEYVGSVSATVSVEGAKSTVEDKKASVVVYDTEGKVMEHAITDPKIVDVEVPVTPPIKMVPLQISYTGSLPEGLSIASIKPEIDKVAVYADQKTLDALEVYNGVTIDLGAVEQSGTVKAKVTKLDGIVMVEPAEINVEVNVVSWEALTLTRAIQLTNVGEGLFAEISKPQTGEASLTIHGAPDVLSAISDKDLQLTADLQGLKAGTHTIKLSTTVPRFVTVTNEEAALTATVIIGEKSDPVTADPETSGGTTKPDPTPTPEPSATPDEEESTPSPGSGNDGGNDGNGATNAGGEPSSGSSANANG from the coding sequence ATGGATAAATGGCTTAGTCATCCGACAGCGATCAAAATCATTTCTATCGTTATTGCGCTGCTGCTGTGGGCAGTCGTGCATTTCGATCCGGAATCGACTCCTGCTGCGGTGACCTCCAATACAGATAAAAAAATTATCGAGGCCGCACAAATTATTCCAACCGGGCTGGATGAAGCTAAATATTCGCTCGTGCAGATGGAGCCGACCGTAGTAAGGATTATGGTAGAAGGCCGCCGTTCCAAGCTGCTCACTGCCAAAGACGAGGATTATATTATTACTGCTGATTTAACCGGACTTGGGGAAGGCGAGCATGTTGTGCCGTTAACGTATACGATGCCGAGCGGCGTCAACCTGCTGGAAATTTCACAGCGTACGATAAAGGTGGATATCGAAGAAATTCAGACGAAGTCCTTTGATTTGGGGCTGAAGACGTCTGGTACGCCTTCAAGCGGCTATATTGTTGGAACGCCATCACTGGTCGGCAAGGAGACAGCTCCGTCCGTTAAAGTGACGCTTCCGAAGGATGAAATGGAATATGTCGGTTCGGTAAGCGCGACCGTTAGTGTGGAAGGCGCGAAATCGACAGTTGAGGATAAAAAAGCAAGTGTTGTCGTTTATGATACGGAAGGCAAAGTGATGGAGCATGCGATTACCGATCCGAAAATCGTCGATGTGGAGGTTCCTGTCACGCCGCCAATCAAGATGGTACCGCTCCAGATCAGCTATACGGGCAGCTTGCCGGAAGGTTTAAGCATCGCTTCGATTAAACCGGAAATCGACAAAGTTGCTGTTTATGCGGATCAAAAAACGCTTGATGCTCTCGAAGTATATAATGGGGTGACGATTGATCTCGGAGCAGTCGAGCAGTCGGGCACGGTGAAGGCGAAGGTTACGAAGCTGGACGGCATAGTGATGGTTGAGCCTGCTGAAATTAATGTTGAGGTGAATGTCGTTTCATGGGAAGCGCTGACCTTGACGAGAGCGATTCAATTAACGAATGTCGGCGAAGGGCTTTTTGCTGAGATCAGCAAGCCGCAGACCGGCGAGGCGAGCCTCACTATTCACGGCGCACCAGATGTGCTATCGGCTATTAGCGACAAGGATTTGCAGCTGACAGCTGATTTGCAGGGACTTAAGGCGGGTACGCATACGATTAAGCTGTCGACAACGGTGCCGCGTTTCGTGACCGTGACGAACGAAGAAGCAGCATTGACCGCTACGGTAATTATTGGCGAGAAGTCTGATCCGGTGACGGCAGATCCGGAAACAAGCGGCGGTACGACCAAGCCGGACCCGACTCCAACGCCTGAGCCATCGGCAACGCCGGATGAGGAAGAAAGTACGCCTAGTCCTGGCTCGGGAAACGATGGCGGCAATGATGGCAATGGAGCTACGAATGCGGGCGGCGAGCCTAGCAGCGGCAGCTCCGCAAACGCAAATGGTTAA
- the glmM gene encoding phosphoglucosamine mutase gives MGKYFGTDGVRGVANQELTPELAYKIGRCGGFVLTGEADKPVVVIGRDTRISGPMLESALIAGLLSIGASVVRLGVVSTPAVAYITRELKADAGVMISASHNPVEDNGIKFFAGDGFKLSDETEIRIEQLIDAEQDDLPRPVGGDIGTVTDDDSAKKRYLDFLKTTIRGGFSGLKIVLDCANGSAYELAPAVFRELGAEIITVGAEPDGRNINAGVGSTHPEYLREQVLAHKADLGLSFDGDADRLIAIDDQGEEVDGDYILCIIGDAMKQAGKLKHDTVVTTVMANIGFFKAAGQLGLQTAQTAVGDRYVMEEMRRGGFNLGGEQSGHVIFLDYITTGDGILTALQLVDTIKASGRKLSELKTIMRKFPQVLVNVRVEDKSKYLGNQAIEAAAEEVSRELGDNGRVLVRPSGTESLIRVMAEGPDKAQVEAYVAKIVDVVKKELG, from the coding sequence ATGGGGAAATATTTTGGTACAGATGGCGTGCGCGGTGTCGCGAATCAGGAATTGACACCGGAGCTTGCTTATAAAATTGGCCGCTGCGGCGGATTTGTATTAACGGGAGAGGCAGATAAGCCGGTAGTCGTCATCGGACGGGATACGCGTATCTCCGGTCCAATGCTGGAATCAGCGCTTATCGCCGGCTTGCTGTCTATCGGCGCAAGCGTTGTGCGCCTAGGTGTCGTATCGACGCCGGCAGTCGCTTATATTACACGCGAGCTGAAGGCGGATGCGGGCGTTATGATTTCCGCTTCGCATAATCCGGTTGAGGATAATGGCATTAAGTTTTTCGCTGGCGACGGCTTCAAGCTGTCGGATGAGACTGAAATTCGCATTGAGCAGCTGATTGATGCGGAGCAGGATGATTTGCCGCGCCCTGTAGGCGGCGATATTGGCACTGTAACCGATGACGATTCCGCGAAGAAGCGTTATCTGGACTTTTTGAAAACGACGATTAGAGGCGGGTTCAGCGGCCTTAAAATCGTGCTCGACTGCGCGAACGGCTCTGCTTATGAGCTGGCGCCAGCTGTATTCCGCGAGCTTGGCGCGGAAATTATTACGGTAGGAGCGGAGCCGGATGGCCGCAACATCAATGCGGGCGTCGGATCGACGCATCCTGAATATTTGCGTGAGCAGGTGCTGGCGCATAAAGCGGATCTGGGACTATCCTTTGACGGCGACGCCGATCGCCTGATTGCGATTGATGACCAGGGCGAAGAGGTCGATGGCGATTATATTTTGTGCATCATTGGCGACGCTATGAAACAGGCTGGAAAGCTGAAGCATGATACCGTCGTTACAACGGTTATGGCGAACATTGGTTTCTTCAAGGCGGCGGGGCAGCTTGGCCTGCAAACCGCACAAACCGCTGTTGGCGATCGCTACGTGATGGAAGAAATGCGTCGCGGCGGCTTCAACTTGGGCGGCGAGCAGTCCGGCCATGTTATTTTTCTGGATTATATTACGACGGGTGACGGCATTCTGACCGCTTTGCAGCTGGTCGATACGATCAAAGCTTCCGGCCGCAAGCTTAGCGAGCTGAAAACCATTATGCGCAAGTTCCCGCAAGTGCTCGTCAACGTGCGCGTGGAAGACAAGAGCAAATACCTGGGCAACCAGGCGATTGAAGCAGCAGCGGAAGAAGTGTCTCGTGAGCTTGGCGACAATGGCCGCGTGCTCGTTCGTCCTTCCGGTACGGAATCGCTCATTCGCGTGATGGCAGAAGGGCCAGACAAGGCTCAGGTTGAAGCATACGTGGCAAAAATCGTTGATGTGGTGAAAAAAGAACTCGGTTAA